TGGTCACAGGGCAGGGGGAGAGGCCTCAGGCTCTTGATTCCATTTGGCAACTGAGGAAGCCGGGTGAGAGGGGCTGGGGTCACTGAATGGGGCAGGGTGATGGACTCCTAGTCCAGAAAGTGATGGGGTGTCCCCTCCTCCGGCAGGGGTAACACACCTGCTTCCCTACTTCTATGTTGTCTACTTCACCATCTTACTGGTGCACCGGGAGGACCGGGATGAACGCCAGTGTCTCCAGAAGTACGGCCTGGCCTGGCGGGAATACTGTGCCAGGGTGCCCTACCGTATAGTACCCTACGTCTACTGAGCAGCCCACCGCATGAACAGGGAGGGACGTACCTGTCCTCTGCTCCCCTTCCAGGGCAGTGGCCAGTTTTTAAATAAAGGGGTGGGTTTCAATCACCTGGAAGAAAAGCCCCCCTGTATCCTGCCCCTTCCATCCCGGTGATGTCTTAGGGCAGAGGACCCTCTGATGGAGGAGGCACTGTACTGACTCGTGAATGACTGAGGTTCCTCCCAGAAGCCGAGGGCAGGGGGGCTGGGGAGCCTCTGAATACAGCTCTGCTGAAGGACCTGTCCCAAGTCCAGTGGTCATTCCCCGCACCCTGGCAGGAGGGGGAGGCGGGGCAGGACAGAGACAGGAGGCGGGGTCGGTGACCAGGCGGCTTTATTGAGGGGTGTGGGGGGCAGGACAGGCAGACAGCCAGTCCAGGAGGCGGGGTCGGTGTCAAATTGGCTTtattggggggtgggggcgggggcgggggagggTGGTCAGCTGCCCTCAGGCCAGCTCCTGGATCAGGGTCCTTGGGGCCGGGGGGCGCGGGCCCCCCCACAGGCGTTCCAGCTCCGCACTCAGGGCCTCCACTTGGCCCGCCTCCTGATCCTCGGCGCGGTACTCCTGAGCACAGTCCAAGGCCAGTGGCGTGAGCGCGTCCTCGTGCTCGTTGGTCCACGCCAGCAGGTACTGGCACTTCTTGCGCGCTCTGTAGAGGCGCTCCCGCTGCTCGCCCGCGGGCACGAGGTTGCGCGCGCGCCCAAACGCGCGCGCCAGCTGCGCCAGTGCCGCCAGGGTGTAGCCCTTCTGCTTGCCGAGCTGCGCGCTCTCGCCCAGCAGGAGGCGCGCGGCCTCGCGCATAGCGCCCCGCGCGCCCAGCGGCCCTGGCGGGTGCGCGCCAGCCCTCAACGCGTGCGCGGCCGCGTGCAACGCCTCGCGCGTGGAGCGGAAGGCCTGGCGGGCGCCGAGCGCGCCGGCCACGCCCAGCACCGTAGAACACACGTCCAACAGAAGCGCGGGGTCATCGTCGAGGCCGCCGTGGTAGAGGCCTTGCGCATGCGCGTAGGCAAAGAGCACGTTGGGCAGCTGGAAGCGCAGCAGGGGCGAGGGCGCGCGGCCGCCGCTGAGCCGCGCCAAGACGGGGATGGCGCTGGGCACCGGCGGCGGCGCGGCCGCGAGCTCGAGCCCGTCCTGGGACTCGGGGGCGGGTTCAGGCGCGGGCTCGTCGGCGCCTTCCTCGCGCACGCGCAGCTCCTCCAGCAGCGGCGCCCGCGCTCCGCCGCGCCACCACCACGGCCTCCACGGAGGCAGCAGCCGCCCGGCCTCGCCCCGGTTCAGGAGCCGCTCGAAGGCCGCCTTCTCGGCGGGCTGCAGACGCTCCCACAGGCCCCCCAGGTCCTGGCGCTCCTCCGGCGCCTCGGCTTCGCGCTGCTGCCGCAGCCGGCGTAGGGCGCCCGCCAGGCGGCTGGGCGAGGCAGTGCGGCCGCGGAGCTCGCCCAGCACCTGGTCCCGGTAGAAGGCCTCGGCGCAGGCCCCATGCGCCCGGTAGCAGGGCAGCGAGCAGTAGGGCACATTGCAGCGGGGGCAGGTGTAGCGCGCTGGCCTCGCTTCGCCTGGGGGACACTGACCGCACGGCCCCGCGGGCTCCATAGTAACGGCCTTCGCGGGGCCCGGAAGTGCGGCCTCCCGTTTTCCGCCCAGCCTCAAGGCACTTCCGCCGGGGCGGCTCCTAACGGGGCTGTCGTAGGAGTCCCCGCCTCCGAGCTTCCACCGCGCTCCGATTGGCTCTCGAAGCTTGGTGGGCGGGGCCGAACAGCATGCCGGGTTCTGCGAGCGGGCGTAGAACAGGGGCATCTATTTACTGCTGAACCTTTAGCGGCGTCGGCTTCCGCGAGCCTGGCACCACTGGGTTCCTCGCGGGGTGGGAAAGGCCAGGCCCCCCGTATGTAGCCGCACAATCCCAATTCTCTTCCTGGCCCTGCGTGCAGACATTCCCcgccccctctccccttcttggCACGTTCCCATCACTAACAGAGCCCGGGCGCCTCTGGGAGCGCCGGCGGCCCTCGGCCTGCCCACCCGCTCTTGTGG
The DNA window shown above is from Notamacropus eugenii isolate mMacEug1 chromosome 2, mMacEug1.pri_v2, whole genome shotgun sequence and carries:
- the ZNHIT2 gene encoding zinc finger HIT domain-containing protein 2; translation: MEPAGPCGQCPPGEARPARYTCPRCNVPYCSLPCYRAHGACAEAFYRDQVLGELRGRTASPSRLAGALRRLRQQREAEAPEERQDLGGLWERLQPAEKAAFERLLNRGEAGRLLPPWRPWWWRGGARAPLLEELRVREEGADEPAPEPAPESQDGLELAAAPPPVPSAIPVLARLSGGRAPSPLLRFQLPNVLFAYAHAQGLYHGGLDDDPALLLDVCSTVLGVAGALGARQAFRSTREALHAAAHALRAGAHPPGPLGARGAMREAARLLLGESAQLGKQKGYTLAALAQLARAFGRARNLVPAGEQRERLYRARKKCQYLLAWTNEHEDALTPLALDCAQEYRAEDQEAGQVEALSAELERLWGGPRPPAPRTLIQELA